tctcctctcccccAGTGTATGTCAAGAAAAACTACTACACACATGTCCATATTTACCTCTAAGGCCAGGGCAGTCTTGTCGTAGGCATTGGGCACCCTCTTCTGTATGGCCCTGGCATAGACAGGTCCATTTTGGAGATTTGGAAGGGGGGTGGGTTGGGCGTACTGGCTAGGGTCTCCCAGCAGTGGAGTGCCAGACTGGGCTGCAGAGCTGTCAGAGTTCCCTAGCATCCCCACTCCTCCCAGTGGCCCCCCAGGCACTCCAGCCCCGGCCACCGAATTGGGAGATGCTGGTCGGTACTTCTCTACGTACGGCACAGGGATCATCCCTGCCCGGCCTTCAGAGTTCTGGGCATTCCACCACTGCTCCTCTGGTTTCTCTAGAACTCGGAGAATGTCGCCCTTCCTAAACGGGAGATCCTCCTCATCATTGCCGGGAAAGTCGAAAAGTGCTCGGACGTACTCGTCTTCGAGGCGCGGTGGTGGGCCTCCGCCTGGGCCAATGCTGATGAAGGACGTGTGTTTGGACTTGTTGATGGGTTCTATTAAGGTGGTGGTGTCCAAGTAGTGGATTTTGTAGAACTCTAGCAAAGCAGGGAGAGCATCGAACTCCTGGTCACCAATGCGGAACCTTGGATGGGCCAAACCTGGTGAAAATGAGGGAGGATGGAAGAGGAAGTCAGAAAACCTGCTCTGGCACTGTCAAATCTAAAGCCGGTCTATTTGTGTAAGCAAGCATGGCGGAGGTGATTTCCAGAATGAACAGGAAGgattttatttccttattttacatttgtttacccttttatacatgttttgtgtttaatcTGTGAAGATCTGTGTAGTTTTGCAAAGGCATGAGGAAATACAACAAATATTCACCTGCAGTTCATACACAGGACAGACCCAGCAGAGGCATGGGGCAAGGTCTGATAAGTGTATACTGAAATCTGGTTATATGATGGACTTTTGATCATTTACAACTCTGCCAGGGTCAGCTGATACATTAGGCCGGCTTGAATGGAGCAGCTGGCCAGAACTTGCATTAATACAGTCTGCAATTTGGAAACTCACACCGCCCACCACGGTGTATTTTAGTGACAGAAACGTGCTTCATTCTCTATGATTTACTGAAACAATGTGTTGTCTCATAGCTAGTGAGCTGTCTGTCTGAGCTCTCGGTTAGGGTCTGCACCCACGGCCAGAGGTATGTTTGCTTTTTAACAAGTCAACATTCACCTgacacatgttttaatgtgtctggCCTGTCGTATTCACCATATTAGAGAGTGCTACAGGCACTATTGCGCATCTCCTTGGTGCAAGTCATGCAAGAATGGTCACATCAGCATCTCCATATGCCGagccccccccctccccaaacCCCTCTGTTATCTTACCTGGACCGGATTGTCGGTTGTTGCTGATGCTGTTAATTATGTAATGCGAGACTTTGGAGTTCTCTGATACCGAGAGCACGTAGTCGCCGGGGCTGGTGATGGAGTCCCGGACCAGAAACACGCCGTGCCTCTGCCCctgcaacagagacacagcCTCCTGCCTGCTCAACCGACCCCAGTACCAGCTGCCACGGTCCTCTGCGTCAAAATTTCCGGCCATGATAACCACTCCAAAGCCGAGGCTTCACCGGGCcttcccttctctccctcccgtTATCCACAAGAGAAGCCTTCAACTCATACAAAAACTTTAGCGCCTAGAGCACGTTTAGTAAACAGGCGACATCCGCAGCCGGCCGTTTGGACATCAATTCGCCGATATACAACCACAACTACGAATTAAAAAGGATTCTTGTTTGGTTTATGGCTGGAATTAAGCCTCAATTATCATATAGTGCGCTTTAGAGACAGAATTCCAGCTACAATCCAGCGACTGATGACAACTAActtcaaaaactgaaatggcGGATAcgggaaaacaaaaaaagacccCACTCACCGGATGTGACGTAATAATTATGTGCACCAGACGCACCACTGTCAAGTTAGTCACAATCTAAAATAGTAACGTTAAACTTCCGGCAAATTTTGTACTGCTAACGATCTTAGCGCATTATTGTCCGAAAAAC
This is a stretch of genomic DNA from Pagrus major chromosome 2, Pma_NU_1.0. It encodes these proteins:
- the crk gene encoding adapter molecule crk, with translation MAGNFDAEDRGSWYWGRLSRQEAVSLLQGQRHGVFLVRDSITSPGDYVLSVSENSKVSHYIINSISNNRQSGPGLAHPRFRIGDQEFDALPALLEFYKIHYLDTTTLIEPINKSKHTSFISIGPGGGPPPRLEDEYVRALFDFPGNDEEDLPFRKGDILRVLEKPEEQWWNAQNSEGRAGMIPVPYVEKYRPASPNSVAGAGVPGGPLGGVGMLGNSDSSAAQSGTPLLGDPSQYAQPTPLPNLQNGPVYARAIQKRVPNAYDKTALALEVGDMVKVTKINVNGQWEGECKGKRGHFPFTHVKLLDQHNAEDELS